CGCCGCCGTGGCACCCGAGGACTTGCAGCTTCACGCTAGAGGTCTCCGAACTTCCACTTCATCTCGAGGTAGTTGAGGAAGTCATGCAGCCGGGCCGTGTCATACACGGTGAGCCTGTCACCGCTGCGCTCGATGAGGCCCGCGCGCTCCAGGCGCTCCAGCATGCTGCGCACGGCGGGCTCGCCCACGCCGATCTGCCGGGGCATCTCCCGCACGGCGAAGTCCACCTCCACGCCCTCCTCCAGCGGCCGGCCGCGCGTCTGGCAGGCCTGGAGGATCTGGTGCACGACGCGGCTGGCGGGGTCGCCGTGGAGCAGGTTCTCAATCTGGGCGTCCGCCTCGGAGAGGCGCTCGGCCAGCTTCTTGATCATCCGCACGGCGATCTCCGCGTTGCCGCGGATCATCGCCTCGAAGGTCTTGGGGTCGATGACGAGCAGCTTCGCGTCGTCATGCACCACGGCGGAGGCGTTCCGGGGCTTGTTGGAGATGATGGCCATCTCGCCGAAGAATTCGC
This genomic stretch from Corallococcus caeni harbors:
- a CDS encoding Crp/Fnr family transcriptional regulator, producing the protein MGAEETLFQRFGKEFPKGTELFREGEIGKEMFVIQSGKIAISKRVRDVEKVLAVLGPGEFFGEMAIISNKPRNASAVVHDDAKLLVIDPKTFEAMIRGNAEIAVRMIKKLAERLSEADAQIENLLHGDPASRVVHQILQACQTRGRPLEEGVEVDFAVREMPRQIGVGEPAVRSMLERLERAGLIERSGDRLTVYDTARLHDFLNYLEMKWKFGDL